A stretch of Malus sylvestris chromosome 11, drMalSylv7.2, whole genome shotgun sequence DNA encodes these proteins:
- the LOC126591273 gene encoding phosphatidylinositol/phosphatidylcholine transfer protein SFH13-like — translation MSGLEGFGALDEIRERRSDFENSEEERRRSRICNLKKKAINASSKFTHSLKKRGKRKIDYRVPAVSIEDVRDAKEESVVQEFRQRLLDMDLLPARHDDYHTLLRFLKARDLNIEKTLQLWEEMLKWRKEFGTDTILEDFEFEELDEVLQYYPQGYHGVDKEGRPVYIERLGKAHPSRLMQITSIERYLKYHVQEFERALQEKFPACSIAAKRQICSTTTILDVQGLGMKNFTRTAANLLSAMSKIDTNYYPETLHRMYIVNAGPGFKKMLWPAAQKFLDVKTIAKIQVLDPKSLSKLLEVIDSCQLPDFLGGSCTCSAEGGCLRSNKGPWNDIEIMKLLHAAEATFVRQISRVSGDQEKFDSYIQIYPLKGRTSDTSVVESGSDIDDPCSSLGRRSSAFPPLDAVDEEASDPNAYYSCDDLPLVEKAGTSDQGVRRHQDHNISLEATSNSEGSSVNLRFDATKDKIEKTDFTRTAKKLVSFLVRLIPFSHILQFEFWRKQNNIYPSNLVESNTNSHLPSPEVVSQEDYVQPCLQRLQQLEKVCEELNNKPASIPLEKERMLMDSLERIKSVEYDLEQTKRVLHAAAVKQLEIARLLESLQESKFHRKRPFC, via the exons ATGTCAG GCCTTGAAGGTTTTGGAGCTCTTGATGAAATCCGAGAGAGAAGATCAGATTTTGAGAATTCTGAAGAGGAGAGACGACGCTCAAGAATTTGCAACCTCAAGAAGAAGGCGATAAATGCTTCAAGTAAGTTTACCCATTCTcttaaaaaaagaggaaaaaggaaaattgatTACCGGGTTCCAGCAGTTTCCATAGAAGATGTACGGGATGCGAAAGAGGAGAGTGTTGTTCAAGAGTTTCGTCAAAGACTCCTTGACATGGACTTGTTGCCAGCAAGGCATGATGACTACCATACTTTGTTGAG ATTTTTGAAAGCTAGAGACCTTAACATTGAAAAAACACTCCAGTTATGGGAAGAAATGCTTAAATGGAGAAAAGAATTTGGAACAGACACCATTTTGGAG GATTTTGAATTTGAAGAACTTGATGAAGTATTGCAATATTACCCTCAAGGATACCATGGGGTTGATAAAGAAGGCAGACCCGTTTACATTGAGAGACTGGGAAAAGCTCATCCAAGTAGGTTAATGCAAATCACCAGTATAGAGCGATACTTAAAGTACCATGTCCaagagtttgagagagctctGCAGGAGAAATTCCCTGCTTGTTCAATTGCGGCAAAGAGGCAGATATGTTCAACAACAACTATACTGGATGTACAAGGCTTG GGCATGAAAAATTTCACTAGAACTGCTGCAAATCTCTTGTCTGCCATGTCAAAGATAGACACCAATTACTACCCCGAG ACACTACACCGAATGTACATTGTCAATGCTGGTCCTGGATTTAAGAAGATGCTTTGGCCAGCTGCACAGAAATTTCTTGATGTAAAGACTATTGCAAAGATACAG GTTTTGGATCCCAAATCCTTGTCTAAACTACTAGAAGTCATTGATTCATG TCAGTTGCCAGACTTCCTAGGCGGATCATGTACATGTTCAGCTGAAGGAGGTTGCCTTAGGTCTAATAAAGGTCCATGGAATGACATTGAGATAATGAAG CTTCTGCACGCTGCCGAAGCAACATTTGTGAGGCAAATTTCTAGAGTGTCTGGTGATCAGGAGAAATTTGACTCATATATTCAAATATATCCACTGAAG GGTAGAACAAGCGATACATCAGTTGTAGAATCAGGGTCAGATATTGACGATCCTTGTTCTTCACTAGGACGAAGGAGTTCTGCATTTCCTCCTTTGGATGCAGTTGATGAAGAA GCATCGGATCCAAATGCTTACTACAGCTGTGATGATCTTCCTCTGGTTGAGAAAGCCGGAACAAGTGATCAAGGAGTACGACGTCATCAGGATCATAATATTTCTCTTGAAGCAACATCAAATTCAGAAG GTAGTTCAGTTAACCTTAGGTTTGACGCAACTAAGGACAAAATTGAGAAGACGGACTTCACTCGTACAGCAAAAAAGCTGGTATCTTTCCTGGTCAGACTAATACCATTTTCTCATATTCTACAATTTGAATTTTGGAGAAAGCAGAACAACATTTACCCATCAAATTTGGTGGAAAGCAACACAAATAGTCATTTACCATCCCCTGAAGTTGTGAGTCAAGAAGACTATGTCCAGCCATGTTTACAGCGTCTTCAGCAATTAGAAAAAGTATGTGAGGAGCTTAACAACAAGCCTGCTTCGATTCCTTTAGAAAAGGAGCGAATGCTGATGGACTCGTTGGAAAGGATTAAGTCTGTTGAATATGATCTCGAGCAAACGAAAAGG GTGCTGCATGCTGCAGCGGTAAAGCAACTAGAGATTGCTAGGTTGTTGGAGAGTCTACAGGAATCTAAATTTCAT CGAAAGAGACCGTTTTGTTGA